In Terriglobales bacterium, one genomic interval encodes:
- a CDS encoding protein kinase, whose product MAIAPGAKLGSYEVVGPLGAGGMGEVFRARDLKLGREVALKILPAEFSGSPDRLRRFEQEARSASALNHPNIVTIYDIGQSDSSSYIAMELVEGRTLRDLISAGPPVLKRVLQVAAQIADGLAKAHAAGIVHRDLKPENVMITRDGFAKILDFGLAKLTAVEEGSGAESPTLAGPSTIAGVVMGTAGYMSPEQARGAGVDYRSDQFSFGSLLYEMITGERAFRRESAPQTLSAIIEDEPRPVAELNPKVPLPLRWIVERCLAKDPEERYASTRDLARDLASVRDHLSETTLPEVVAGAKPSAIRLRSLARLALIVVALLGAGVVGYRLARPPSSGPLSMRALTLSGGDGNPSVSPDGRTVAFTSTRDGSPRIWLKQLDGGSEVRLTDGPDASPRFSPDGSALLFVRYNLTRRGGATLPIFQRGGDLYRVATVGGEPRKVVDDVISAEWSPDGQKIVFVRWIEQEDSSMTTFVGWMDSTGENLKELASIPRTQLIAPRWTPDGSSVVLTDYLFGIGGVSSDRGHIAISIQTKQVRRIRPPLPGGDLSALAWSSRDEAVYTQAESAARVGAATWGSTRVVRVNVRTGKAEVLFSMPVVADEVEVLDRGRLLFTARTTRENLRDVAVRPGGTSRWLTRGDTSDRQPIVSPDGEWVAFTSNRSGNLDLWAVSTKTGTIRRLTDHEGDDWDPAFLEGGRKILWSSNRGGHFEVWMAQADGSQPRQVSQDGGDAENPTATPDGEWIVYQSGNPKKRGLWKIRADGSQASQLVHGATAWPEISPDGKYALYTAQMPSGGAVRVVRIADGQTVPFEIKVRVGTGRARWMPGGGAIAYVDHDDRGLTGVFAQDFVPGQDTSSSRRILVPPDPDLEAESFAFTPDGARCIVAMLEASSNLMLAEGVPGVEPPRRK is encoded by the coding sequence ATGGCGATTGCGCCGGGGGCCAAGCTGGGGAGTTACGAGGTTGTGGGGCCGCTGGGGGCTGGCGGCATGGGCGAGGTTTTCCGTGCTCGTGACCTGAAGCTGGGGCGCGAGGTGGCGCTCAAGATCCTGCCTGCAGAATTCTCGGGCAGCCCAGACCGTCTGCGGCGGTTCGAGCAGGAAGCGCGCTCCGCTTCCGCCCTGAACCATCCGAACATCGTTACCATCTACGACATCGGGCAGTCCGACTCCAGCTCCTATATCGCCATGGAACTGGTGGAAGGGCGCACACTGCGTGACCTGATCAGCGCGGGACCGCCCGTGCTGAAGAGAGTGCTGCAGGTAGCGGCCCAGATCGCAGACGGGCTGGCCAAGGCGCACGCCGCAGGAATCGTACACCGCGACTTAAAACCGGAAAACGTGATGATCACGCGCGACGGCTTCGCGAAGATCCTGGACTTCGGACTGGCGAAGCTGACGGCAGTGGAGGAAGGAAGCGGCGCCGAGTCGCCCACCCTCGCCGGCCCGTCGACCATCGCGGGCGTGGTGATGGGGACGGCAGGTTACATGTCGCCGGAGCAGGCGCGGGGCGCGGGGGTGGATTACCGCTCGGATCAGTTCAGCTTCGGCTCGCTGCTCTACGAGATGATCACCGGCGAGCGCGCCTTCCGGCGAGAAAGCGCGCCGCAGACGCTGTCGGCCATCATCGAGGACGAACCGCGGCCGGTTGCGGAACTGAACCCCAAGGTTCCGCTGCCGCTGCGCTGGATCGTGGAACGCTGCCTGGCCAAGGATCCGGAGGAGCGATATGCCTCGACGCGTGACCTGGCGCGGGACCTCGCCAGCGTGCGGGATCACTTGTCGGAGACGACCCTGCCGGAAGTGGTGGCGGGCGCCAAGCCTTCTGCGATTCGCTTGCGGTCCCTGGCAAGATTGGCGCTGATTGTGGTGGCGCTCCTGGGCGCCGGGGTCGTCGGCTATCGCTTGGCACGGCCACCGTCGTCCGGGCCTCTTTCCATGCGTGCGCTGACTCTTTCCGGAGGCGACGGCAATCCCAGCGTCTCACCGGACGGACGCACAGTCGCGTTTACCTCCACCCGCGACGGCTCTCCCCGCATTTGGCTGAAGCAACTGGACGGGGGAAGCGAGGTGCGCCTGACTGACGGCCCGGACGCGAGTCCCCGCTTCTCGCCGGACGGTTCGGCCCTGCTGTTCGTGCGCTACAACTTGACGCGAAGGGGTGGAGCCACTCTGCCCATCTTCCAACGCGGGGGAGATTTGTACCGCGTGGCCACCGTGGGCGGCGAGCCCCGCAAGGTTGTCGATGATGTGATCTCAGCGGAGTGGTCCCCCGATGGGCAGAAGATCGTGTTCGTCCGCTGGATTGAGCAGGAAGATTCGAGCATGACCACGTTCGTCGGCTGGATGGATTCCACAGGCGAGAACCTCAAGGAACTGGCCAGCATCCCGCGGACGCAGCTGATTGCGCCCCGTTGGACACCCGATGGATCGTCGGTGGTGCTCACCGACTATCTGTTCGGCATCGGCGGGGTCAGCTCCGACCGCGGCCACATCGCCATTTCTATCCAGACCAAGCAAGTGAGGCGCATTCGTCCTCCCCTGCCCGGAGGCGACCTGTCCGCCCTGGCGTGGTCATCCCGCGATGAGGCCGTCTACACGCAGGCGGAATCGGCGGCACGAGTAGGGGCAGCCACGTGGGGCTCAACACGAGTGGTGCGAGTGAACGTACGGACAGGCAAGGCCGAGGTGTTGTTCTCGATGCCCGTGGTGGCAGACGAAGTCGAGGTGCTGGACCGGGGGCGCCTGTTGTTCACGGCTCGAACCACCCGCGAAAACCTCAGGGACGTTGCCGTGCGCCCTGGGGGGACGTCGCGTTGGCTTACGCGCGGCGACACTAGCGATCGGCAACCGATCGTTTCTCCCGACGGGGAGTGGGTAGCGTTCACGTCCAATCGCAGCGGTAACCTGGACCTGTGGGCGGTTTCTACCAAGACCGGCACGATCCGCAGGCTTACAGATCACGAGGGCGACGATTGGGACCCGGCGTTTCTGGAGGGCGGACGGAAGATCTTGTGGAGCTCGAACCGCGGAGGGCACTTCGAAGTCTGGATGGCACAGGCAGACGGCAGCCAGCCGCGCCAAGTAAGCCAGGACGGCGGCGACGCCGAGAACCCGACCGCGACGCCGGATGGAGAATGGATCGTGTACCAATCGGGAAACCCCAAGAAGCGGGGCCTGTGGAAGATTCGCGCCGATGGATCGCAGGCTTCGCAATTGGTCCACGGGGCAACCGCCTGGCCTGAGATTTCACCCGATGGAAAGTACGCCCTGTATACGGCGCAAATGCCCAGCGGTGGCGCCGTGAGGGTGGTCAGGATCGCTGATGGCCAGACGGTGCCTTTCGAAATCAAGGTTCGCGTTGGCACCGGACGTGCGCGCTGGATGCCAGGCGGAGGCGCCATCGCCTACGTGGACCACGACGACAGGGGTCTGACAGGAGTTTTCGCGCAAGACTTTGTGCCAGGCCAGGATACCTCCAGCTCCCGGCGCATCCTGGTTCCGCCTGACCCAGACCTCGAAGCGGAGTCGTTCGCCTTCACTCCGGACGGAGCGCGCTGCATCGTCGCGATGCTGGAGGCTTCCAGCAACCTGATGTTGGCTGAGGGTGTGCCTGGCGTGGAGCCACCTCGCCGCAAGTAG
- a CDS encoding amidohydrolase, with the protein MQTNLRVFLEVLLVVSVSLVSAAAQQPQADLILTNAKVWTVDASRPEAEAVAVLGERIVGVGSRAEVEAWRGPKTRVLDLRGRRVVPGFNDSHLHFQGGGRLLDQVNLKDAPTTEEFVRRIAGAVAKARPGEWVLGGNWDHENWTPAELPTRDMIDAVSPTTPVFVDRYDGHMALANSAALRLAKITAQTPDPPGGTIVRDAQGRPTGALKDAAMELVGRVIPPLSHELRLQAIRRALEHAASLGVTSAQEMSAEYESVAVYAELAETGELTTRMYAAPPLETWERLEKVGLRRAFGSSYLRVGALKEYADGSLGSTTAYFFEPYDDAPNTRGLIAAGMRPITRVRGRMIQADAAGLQLCTHAIGDHGISMVLDLYTDLEKANGARDRRLRIEHAQHVAPKDFVRFRGLHVIASMQPYHAIDDGRWAEKRIGPERIKTTYAFRTFLDDGVRLAFGTDWPVAPLDPMQGLYAAVTRATLDGKNPQGWVPEQKITVAEAVEAYTMGSAYAEFQDKEKGSITPGKLADLVVLSDDIFSIAPEKIKDVKVETTMVGGRIVYERH; encoded by the coding sequence ATGCAAACGAACCTTCGAGTTTTTCTTGAAGTCCTTCTGGTCGTCTCCGTGAGCCTGGTGAGCGCAGCGGCGCAGCAACCGCAGGCCGACCTAATCCTCACCAACGCCAAGGTGTGGACGGTGGACGCCTCGCGCCCGGAGGCGGAAGCGGTGGCGGTGCTGGGGGAGCGCATCGTGGGAGTGGGCTCGCGCGCCGAGGTCGAGGCCTGGCGCGGGCCCAAGACGCGCGTGCTCGATCTCCGCGGTCGGCGCGTGGTTCCCGGCTTCAATGATTCGCACCTGCATTTCCAGGGCGGCGGACGGTTGCTGGACCAGGTGAACCTGAAAGACGCGCCCACCACCGAGGAGTTCGTGCGACGGATCGCCGGAGCCGTAGCCAAGGCGCGTCCGGGGGAGTGGGTGCTGGGCGGAAACTGGGACCATGAGAACTGGACGCCGGCCGAATTGCCCACGCGCGACATGATCGATGCGGTCTCGCCCACCACCCCGGTGTTCGTGGACCGCTATGACGGGCACATGGCGCTGGCCAACTCGGCCGCGCTGCGGCTGGCGAAGATCACCGCGCAGACGCCCGACCCGCCCGGCGGCACCATCGTGCGCGACGCCCAGGGGCGTCCCACGGGAGCGCTGAAAGACGCGGCCATGGAGCTGGTGGGGCGCGTCATTCCTCCGCTGAGCCACGAGCTTCGTCTGCAGGCCATCCGCCGGGCGCTCGAACACGCCGCCTCGCTGGGCGTGACCAGCGCCCAGGAGATGAGCGCCGAGTACGAAAGTGTGGCCGTGTATGCGGAACTGGCCGAGACGGGCGAACTCACCACACGCATGTACGCGGCTCCTCCGCTGGAGACGTGGGAGAGGCTGGAGAAAGTGGGGCTGCGGCGGGCCTTCGGGTCGTCCTACCTGCGCGTAGGAGCGCTCAAGGAGTACGCCGACGGCTCCTTGGGCTCGACCACGGCCTATTTTTTCGAGCCCTATGACGACGCACCCAACACGCGGGGCCTGATCGCCGCCGGCATGCGTCCCATCACCCGGGTGCGCGGGCGGATGATCCAGGCGGATGCGGCCGGGCTGCAGCTATGCACGCATGCCATCGGCGACCACGGTATCTCCATGGTGCTCGACCTGTACACGGACCTGGAGAAGGCCAACGGCGCGCGCGACCGGCGCCTGCGAATCGAGCACGCGCAGCACGTGGCGCCCAAGGATTTCGTGCGTTTCCGAGGCTTGCACGTGATCGCTTCCATGCAGCCCTACCACGCCATTGACGACGGCCGCTGGGCGGAGAAGCGCATCGGGCCGGAGCGCATCAAGACCACCTACGCCTTTCGCACCTTTCTCGACGACGGCGTCCGCCTGGCCTTCGGGACCGACTGGCCGGTCGCGCCGCTCGATCCCATGCAGGGCCTCTACGCGGCCGTCACCCGGGCTACGCTCGACGGCAAGAACCCGCAGGGCTGGGTGCCGGAGCAGAAGATCACCGTCGCCGAGGCGGTGGAGGCCTATACCATGGGCTCGGCGTACGCCGAATTCCAGGACAAAGAGAAAGGCTCCATCACTCCCGGCAAGCTGGCCGACCTGGTGGTGCTGAGCGACGACATCTTCTCCATCGCTCCGGAGAAGATCAAGGACGTAAAGGTAGAGACCACCATGGTGGGCGGCCGCATCGTCTACGAGCGCCACTAG
- a CDS encoding methyltransferase domain-containing protein, with amino-acid sequence MPQDGWDPAQYERFRAERSKPFYDLMEMVVPRAGMRVVDLGCGIGDLTRVLHERLRAQETVGIDRSAAMLDKAAKLAGGGLSFRRGEIEEFAEEDAYDLVFSNSALHWVPDHPALLGRLARALRAGGQLAAQMPDMYRHPSHLVAAEVAQEFRQELGGYVHREYVLEPPEYRAILESADFRQHKVEVRYYDHELASRKDVMEWVKGTLLVQYKERLTVEAYGRFLERYRENLLPRLEDARPYVYSYRRILIWGKKAQRAKVVELTRERRRISRRKPA; translated from the coding sequence ATGCCACAGGACGGCTGGGATCCGGCCCAATACGAGCGCTTTCGCGCCGAGCGCAGCAAGCCTTTCTACGACCTGATGGAGATGGTGGTACCGCGGGCGGGGATGCGGGTAGTGGACCTGGGATGCGGCATCGGCGACCTGACCCGGGTGCTGCACGAGCGTCTGCGGGCTCAAGAGACGGTGGGCATCGATCGTTCGGCGGCCATGCTGGACAAGGCCGCGAAGCTTGCAGGCGGCGGGCTGAGCTTCCGGCGGGGAGAGATCGAGGAGTTCGCGGAAGAGGACGCCTACGACCTGGTGTTCTCCAATTCCGCGCTGCACTGGGTGCCGGATCATCCAGCGCTGTTGGGGCGGCTGGCGCGGGCTCTGCGGGCGGGCGGGCAACTGGCGGCGCAGATGCCGGACATGTACCGCCATCCCTCGCACCTGGTGGCGGCGGAGGTGGCGCAGGAGTTCCGCCAGGAACTGGGCGGCTACGTCCACCGCGAGTACGTGCTGGAACCGCCGGAGTACAGAGCTATCCTGGAGAGCGCAGACTTCCGGCAGCACAAGGTGGAGGTCCGGTACTACGACCACGAACTGGCTTCACGCAAGGACGTGATGGAGTGGGTGAAGGGCACGCTCCTGGTGCAATACAAGGAACGCCTGACTGTGGAGGCGTATGGGCGGTTCCTGGAACGCTATCGCGAGAACCTGTTACCGCGGTTGGAGGACGCCCGACCCTACGTCTATTCGTACCGGCGGATCCTGATCTGGGGGAAGAAGGCGCAGCGGGCGAAAGTGGTGGAGCTGACGCGGGAGCGGCGCCGGATATCGCGGCGCAAGCCGGCCTAA
- a CDS encoding ABC transporter permease: MKFVLANAYRESRIRLTNPIIPLWDVLVPAVYLVIFGSSLDRWLGTGAGGTDYPTFFLAAVLAMVTFSVAMNSSYAFFEDMQSGVFHEMLTYPFARRDLLLGKLLSNEVFGVLGALLCIAIGWALLSIPVSFGALPGLMLWTVLGMAGWYFLFAWISVRVRSFNGYHTTTSAMYLLLMFISNLFYPADRLPGWAEWLAWLNPITWQVDLLRYHTYGAGTPRVLQLEAAAFVAFVLLTFWMAARALKNPVD, encoded by the coding sequence ATGAAGTTCGTCCTCGCTAACGCTTACCGGGAGTCGCGCATCCGCCTCACCAATCCCATCATTCCCCTGTGGGACGTATTGGTGCCCGCTGTCTACCTGGTCATCTTCGGCTCCAGCCTCGATCGCTGGCTGGGCACAGGAGCGGGCGGCACGGACTACCCCACGTTCTTCCTTGCCGCCGTGCTGGCCATGGTCACCTTCAGCGTGGCCATGAACTCCTCCTACGCCTTCTTCGAGGACATGCAGTCCGGCGTCTTCCACGAGATGCTTACCTATCCCTTCGCCCGCCGTGACTTGTTGCTGGGCAAGCTGCTCTCCAACGAGGTCTTTGGCGTGCTCGGAGCCCTGCTGTGCATCGCCATCGGATGGGCCCTTCTCAGTATCCCCGTGAGCTTCGGTGCTTTGCCCGGACTGATGTTGTGGACGGTGCTGGGCATGGCCGGCTGGTACTTCCTCTTCGCCTGGATCTCGGTGCGCGTCCGCAGCTTCAACGGCTATCACACCACCACCTCGGCCATGTACCTGTTGCTGATGTTCATCAGCAACCTGTTCTATCCCGCCGACCGCCTCCCCGGCTGGGCTGAATGGCTGGCCTGGCTGAATCCCATCACCTGGCAGGTCGACTTGTTGCGCTACCACACCTACGGCGCCGGTACGCCCCGCGTGCTGCAGCTCGAGGCCGCCGCCTTCGTGGCCTTTGTTCTGCTCACTTTCTGGATGGCCGCGCGCGCCCTGAAGAATCCCGTCGATTAG
- a CDS encoding glutaredoxin family protein, whose amino-acid sequence MPAPHEVVLYSRKGCHLCEVVKESLAKLERRGSFTWREIDVDSDTALRHRFTDEVPVVFINGRKAFKYRMDERDFLRRLER is encoded by the coding sequence ATGCCGGCGCCCCACGAGGTCGTGCTCTACTCCCGCAAGGGGTGCCACTTGTGCGAGGTCGTCAAGGAGTCGCTGGCCAAGCTGGAGCGCCGCGGCAGCTTCACCTGGCGCGAGATCGACGTCGATTCCGACACCGCCCTACGCCACCGCTTCACCGACGAGGTCCCCGTCGTCTTCATCAATGGGCGCAAGGCCTTCAAGTACCGCATGGACGAGCGCGATTTTCTCCGCCGTCTCGAGCGCTGA
- a CDS encoding TlyA family RNA methyltransferase, translating into MKIRLDKLLVERGLAPSRERAQALILAGKVLVNAQKAEKAGASVDASAAIRLMGEDLRYVGRGGLKLEKALEHWKIEVRGRECLDAGASTGGFTDCLLQHGAASVTAIDTGYGQMDYRLRQDPRVRLLERSNARYLKPDDVAPASLVTVDVSFISATLVLPAVVRSAFREAKPHVPHELVVLVKPQFEAGREQVGKGGIVRDAEAQAAAVEKVRRKVVELGATRTDVIESPIRGAEGNREFLLYAVFDKP; encoded by the coding sequence GTGAAGATCCGTTTGGACAAGTTGCTGGTGGAGCGGGGACTGGCGCCCTCGCGGGAGCGCGCGCAAGCCTTGATCCTGGCCGGCAAGGTGCTGGTGAACGCACAGAAGGCGGAAAAGGCTGGAGCAAGTGTGGATGCATCCGCCGCTATCCGGCTGATGGGCGAAGACCTGCGCTATGTAGGACGCGGGGGGTTAAAGCTGGAAAAAGCGCTGGAGCACTGGAAGATCGAGGTGCGGGGACGCGAGTGCCTGGACGCGGGAGCTTCCACCGGCGGCTTCACGGACTGCCTGCTGCAACATGGAGCGGCGTCGGTCACGGCCATCGACACCGGATACGGGCAGATGGACTACCGTCTGCGGCAGGATCCGCGGGTGCGATTGCTGGAACGCAGCAACGCGCGCTATCTGAAGCCGGACGACGTTGCACCGGCCAGCCTGGTGACGGTGGACGTGTCTTTCATCTCTGCTACACTCGTGCTCCCGGCGGTGGTGCGCTCGGCCTTCCGGGAGGCGAAGCCGCATGTTCCCCACGAGTTGGTGGTGCTGGTGAAGCCGCAATTCGAGGCCGGACGCGAGCAGGTGGGCAAGGGCGGCATCGTGCGGGATGCGGAGGCGCAGGCGGCAGCCGTGGAGAAGGTCCGGCGCAAGGTGGTGGAGCTGGGGGCGACACGGACCGATGTGATCGAGTCTCCCATCCGCGGGGCAGAAGGGAACCGGGAGTTCCTGTTGTACGCCGTATTCGACAAGCCATGA
- a CDS encoding AMP-binding protein, whose product MARTQLHADPAGLFLQDTVLDACRRHAERIALVDTTCSRRMTYAEYGATVERLARGLVASGLRPGEIVAIYLSNSWEFCAAFHAAQLAGAAPTPLNPSYREREVRYQLENSGAAILISDGALLAGMDLSGLPGLREVFYTRQPASGARPFADLLKPATATLPSPNVAPEEALAALPYSSGTTGLPKGVMLSHTNLVTNMYQLLAPGEASTFTHDDVMLCFLPLYHIYGLNVIFNPTLAVGARLVLMPRFDVDATVRAIAEESITYMFTVPPILTLLCQAAEQGRFPREHVVRGAKCGAAPLARDLARRFPELTGIRLRQGYGMTEASPVTHMGFFEESRYRPESIGHPVALTDCRLVEESGADLPAGEVGELVMRGPQFMLGYWQAPEATAQVLRDGWYWSGDIALHDREGFFYIVDRRKELIKYKGFPVAPAEVEAVLLEHPAVRDCGVVGRPDSVAGEVPCAFVILREGHVADGRMQAELCGWVAERLTGYKQPREVRFVSAIPRNPSGKILRRELRSLL is encoded by the coding sequence ATGGCTCGCACCCAGCTCCACGCCGATCCCGCCGGGCTCTTTCTCCAGGACACGGTCCTCGACGCCTGCCGGCGCCACGCGGAGAGGATCGCGCTGGTGGACACAACCTGCTCCCGGCGCATGACTTACGCCGAGTATGGCGCCACGGTCGAACGCCTGGCGCGAGGCCTGGTCGCCTCCGGCCTCCGGCCGGGTGAGATCGTTGCCATCTACCTGTCCAATTCCTGGGAGTTCTGCGCTGCCTTCCACGCCGCCCAGCTTGCGGGCGCGGCGCCCACGCCCCTGAATCCCAGCTATCGCGAGCGCGAAGTCCGCTACCAGTTGGAGAACTCCGGCGCCGCCATCCTCATCTCTGATGGCGCCCTTCTGGCAGGCATGGACCTCTCCGGCCTGCCCGGCCTGCGCGAGGTCTTCTATACCCGCCAGCCGGCCTCGGGCGCGCGCCCGTTCGCCGACCTCCTGAAGCCCGCCACCGCCACGTTGCCCTCGCCGAATGTCGCGCCGGAGGAAGCTTTGGCCGCGCTGCCTTACTCCAGCGGCACCACCGGCCTGCCCAAGGGCGTCATGCTCTCCCACACCAACCTGGTCACCAACATGTATCAGCTGCTGGCGCCCGGCGAAGCCTCCACCTTCACACACGACGACGTGATGCTTTGCTTCCTGCCGCTCTACCACATCTACGGTCTGAACGTGATCTTCAACCCCACCCTGGCCGTCGGCGCCCGGCTGGTGCTCATGCCCCGCTTCGACGTCGATGCCACCGTGCGCGCCATCGCCGAAGAGAGCATCACCTACATGTTTACCGTGCCTCCCATCCTGACCCTGCTTTGCCAGGCTGCGGAACAAGGACGCTTCCCTCGGGAGCACGTCGTGCGCGGCGCCAAGTGTGGCGCCGCCCCCCTGGCCCGCGACCTGGCTCGCCGTTTCCCCGAACTCACCGGTATCCGCTTGCGCCAGGGATACGGGATGACCGAGGCCTCCCCGGTCACCCACATGGGCTTCTTCGAAGAGTCGCGCTACCGCCCCGAGTCCATCGGCCACCCGGTAGCGCTCACCGATTGCCGCCTGGTGGAGGAGTCCGGCGCCGATCTTCCCGCTGGCGAAGTGGGCGAACTGGTCATGCGCGGGCCGCAGTTCATGCTGGGCTATTGGCAGGCGCCCGAGGCTACGGCTCAGGTGCTGCGCGACGGATGGTACTGGTCGGGTGACATCGCCCTCCACGATCGGGAAGGCTTCTTCTATATCGTCGATCGCCGCAAGGAACTCATCAAGTACAAGGGATTCCCGGTCGCTCCCGCCGAGGTGGAAGCCGTCCTGCTGGAGCACCCGGCGGTGCGCGATTGCGGCGTGGTCGGCCGGCCCGACTCCGTCGCCGGCGAGGTTCCCTGCGCCTTCGTTATCCTGCGCGAGGGCCACGTCGCCGACGGCAGGATGCAGGCCGAACTCTGTGGCTGGGTGGCCGAGCGCCTTACCGGCTACAAGCAGCCGCGCGAGGTGCGCTTCGTCTCCGCCATCCCCCGCAATCCCTCCGGCAAGATCCTCCGCCGCGAATTGCGCAGCCTGCTTTGA
- a CDS encoding ABC transporter ATP-binding protein, whose protein sequence is MSTPLIQVENLRHVYRRASGSRPALDGLSFQVLAGEIFGLLGPNGAGKTTLVRILTTILRPTSGRATVAGFDVVARPLEARRRLTAVLQESAVETLLSVRDNLLIYGRLHGLAGTDIQSRMKEVVEVLELGETLSQRAATLSGGYKRRLQVAKALMLEAPVLFLDEATTGMDPLIKRRVVQAIRERARRGSCVLLTTQLLDEAESLCDRMVLLDRGRSIAEGRLRELRALSRKMFRIHLSFAEPTLDAASALQELAPRSLEERDGDVVMTVEGSEDEWIRKMARISERWPLAHLEIRGANLEQIFLELYGTRPAEQEEGTE, encoded by the coding sequence GTGTCTACACCGCTCATCCAGGTCGAGAATCTCCGCCACGTGTATCGTCGTGCATCGGGCTCCCGTCCGGCACTCGACGGACTGAGCTTCCAGGTCCTCGCCGGTGAGATCTTCGGACTCCTCGGTCCCAACGGCGCCGGCAAGACCACTCTCGTGCGTATCCTGACCACCATCCTCCGTCCCACCTCCGGCCGGGCTACCGTTGCCGGCTTCGACGTCGTCGCCCGCCCCCTCGAGGCTCGTCGCCGGCTCACCGCTGTGCTGCAGGAAAGCGCCGTCGAAACCCTGCTCTCCGTGCGCGACAACCTGCTCATTTACGGACGCCTGCACGGTCTTGCCGGCACCGACATCCAGTCGCGCATGAAGGAAGTCGTCGAGGTGCTGGAGTTGGGGGAAACGCTCTCGCAGCGCGCCGCCACGCTTTCCGGCGGATACAAGCGCCGCCTGCAGGTGGCCAAGGCCCTGATGCTTGAAGCTCCCGTGCTCTTCCTCGACGAGGCCACCACCGGCATGGACCCGCTCATCAAGCGCCGCGTGGTGCAGGCCATCCGCGAGCGCGCCCGCCGCGGCTCCTGTGTCCTGCTGACCACGCAACTGCTGGATGAGGCTGAATCGCTCTGTGACCGCATGGTACTGCTCGACCGCGGCCGCTCCATCGCGGAAGGACGCCTGCGCGAGCTGCGCGCCCTCTCGCGCAAGATGTTCCGCATCCACCTCAGCTTCGCCGAACCCACCCTCGATGCTGCCAGCGCCCTCCAGGAACTCGCGCCGCGCAGCCTGGAGGAGCGCGACGGCGACGTGGTCATGACCGTCGAGGGCAGTGAGGACGAGTGGATCCGCAAGATGGCCCGCATCTCCGAGCGCTGGCCGCTCGCCCACCTTGAGATCCGCGGCGCCAACCTCGAGCAGATCTTCCTCGAACTCTACGGCACCCGCCCGGCCGAGCAGGAAGAGGGCACGGAATGA
- a CDS encoding NAD(+)/NADH kinase, with the protein MKTVGIISKPYKHGVERIAAQLVEWLRGRGYRVVVDKETAEYAGADEAVAREELAGRKPEFVVVLGGDGTMLAAARALAKAQVPILGVNLGSLGFLTEITLPDLYPTLEAVHEKRSAVEARAMVHCQLVRGGACRAEYDALNDIVVAKSALARLVDFEVEIDGAFVSNYKADGIIVATPTGSTAYSLAAGGPILLPDVSALLITPVSSHALTNRPLVVRDTSTISIAVKSTQEEAFLSVDGQVGMPVEDGDHIVCRKSEERVLLLRLSSRTFFDVLRAKLKWGER; encoded by the coding sequence ATGAAGACCGTCGGCATCATTTCCAAACCCTACAAGCACGGGGTGGAGCGCATCGCCGCGCAACTGGTGGAGTGGCTGCGTGGGCGCGGGTACCGTGTGGTAGTCGACAAGGAAACGGCGGAGTACGCGGGCGCGGACGAAGCCGTCGCCCGCGAAGAACTGGCGGGACGCAAGCCGGAGTTCGTAGTGGTGCTGGGCGGAGACGGCACCATGCTGGCGGCGGCCCGGGCGCTGGCCAAGGCGCAAGTCCCGATCCTGGGGGTGAACCTGGGCTCACTGGGTTTTCTGACCGAGATTACGCTGCCCGACCTTTATCCCACGCTGGAAGCCGTGCACGAGAAGCGGAGCGCGGTGGAAGCCCGCGCCATGGTGCACTGCCAGTTGGTGCGCGGCGGGGCCTGCCGGGCCGAGTACGACGCCCTGAACGACATCGTGGTGGCCAAGAGCGCGCTGGCCCGCCTGGTGGACTTCGAGGTGGAGATCGACGGCGCGTTCGTCTCCAACTACAAGGCCGACGGCATCATCGTGGCCACTCCCACCGGGTCTACGGCGTACTCGCTGGCGGCGGGAGGGCCCATCCTGCTTCCCGATGTGAGTGCGCTGTTGATTACGCCGGTCTCCTCGCACGCCTTGACCAACCGCCCGCTGGTGGTGCGCGACACTTCCACCATCAGCATCGCGGTGAAGAGCACGCAGGAGGAAGCCTTCCTGAGCGTGGACGGGCAGGTGGGGATGCCGGTCGAGGACGGAGACCACATCGTGTGCCGCAAGTCGGAGGAGCGGGTGCTGCTACTGCGGCTCTCCAGCCGGACCTTCTTCGATGTGCTGCGGGCCAAGCTGAAGTGGGGAGAACGATAG